A single genomic interval of Ruminococcus sp. NK3A76 harbors:
- the budA gene encoding acetolactate decarboxylase — MKTKVLLALLAAVLLTSCGESSSSDSKKDSSSVQTTASAAESDNTAAAAAGSDPEPEPEPAADTQADRETIYQVSLLQGLTLGDYNGSVSVADLKANGDTGIGTFDGLNGELIMSDGVVYRGLSDGSVEVVADDETIPFANVTFFDADEQEDVSGIATIADIKALLDERVEKLGKNSFYMVKIEGTFNKVHARSELKQEKPYKPLAKVLETDQREFEWENIEGTVVALYCPEYMKDLNAAGWHLHFISSDKTKGGHVLDVDINSAKLSIDPTQGYNMQLPETEMFPTLDLTKDQSEDIKKVETKD, encoded by the coding sequence ATGAAAACCAAAGTATTACTTGCTCTGCTTGCGGCTGTGCTGCTGACATCATGCGGCGAGAGCAGCTCATCAGACAGTAAAAAGGATAGCAGCAGCGTGCAGACCACAGCATCTGCGGCTGAGAGCGACAACACCGCTGCTGCTGCGGCAGGATCTGACCCTGAACCCGAGCCCGAGCCGGCAGCTGACACGCAGGCCGACAGGGAGACTATCTATCAGGTATCGCTGCTGCAGGGGCTTACCCTTGGCGACTACAACGGCAGCGTGAGCGTTGCTGACCTGAAAGCCAACGGCGACACGGGCATAGGCACATTTGACGGGCTCAACGGTGAGCTTATCATGTCAGACGGTGTGGTATACAGAGGGCTTTCAGACGGCTCGGTCGAGGTCGTTGCCGATGACGAGACTATCCCCTTTGCAAACGTTACTTTCTTTGACGCAGACGAGCAGGAGGACGTAAGCGGTATAGCCACCATAGCTGATATCAAGGCTCTGCTCGATGAAAGAGTTGAAAAGCTCGGCAAGAACAGCTTCTACATGGTAAAGATAGAGGGCACTTTCAACAAGGTACACGCACGCAGCGAGCTTAAGCAGGAAAAGCCCTACAAGCCGCTTGCCAAGGTGCTGGAGACCGACCAGAGGGAGTTTGAGTGGGAGAATATCGAGGGCACAGTCGTTGCGCTCTACTGCCCTGAGTATATGAAGGATCTGAACGCTGCCGGCTGGCATCTGCACTTTATCTCAAGCGACAAGACAAAGGGCGGCCACGTCCTTGATGTTGATATCAACTCTGCAAAGCTGAGTATCGACCCGACACAGGGCTACAATATGCAGCTGCCTGAGACAGAGATGTTCCCGACACTTGATCTTACAAAGGATCAGTCGGAGGACATAAAGAAGGTCGAGACTAAAGACTGA
- a CDS encoding dihydroorotate dehydrogenase electron transfer subunit — MYTQGKYPLIAKKAIAKGVYDFTVLCPEVAAQAQAGQFVQIAAEGFFLRRPISICGIDKEKGTLRLVFEVRGKGTDKISELNVGMNIDMIAPLGKGFKVLEGKKAICVGGGIGTPPMLGIASLYGENAKAISGFRTAGIAILQEDFKAAGAQAILCTDDGTAGIKGFVTDALRAEIAKEKPDIIYACGPMVMLKGVAAIAQENGIECQVSLEQRMACGVGACLVCVCRTVKDGREIFSHVCKDGPVFDSEEVVFDG, encoded by the coding sequence ATGTACACACAGGGCAAATACCCGTTGATCGCAAAAAAAGCGATAGCAAAGGGCGTGTATGACTTCACTGTGCTCTGCCCCGAGGTGGCAGCACAGGCACAGGCCGGGCAGTTCGTACAGATAGCAGCTGAGGGGTTCTTTTTAAGAAGGCCTATCTCTATCTGCGGCATAGACAAGGAAAAAGGCACACTGAGGCTCGTATTTGAGGTAAGAGGCAAGGGCACAGACAAGATATCTGAGCTTAATGTCGGCATGAACATCGACATGATAGCACCTCTTGGCAAGGGCTTCAAGGTGCTCGAAGGCAAAAAGGCGATCTGCGTAGGCGGCGGCATAGGCACACCGCCAATGCTCGGCATAGCTTCCCTTTACGGCGAGAACGCAAAGGCTATAAGCGGCTTCCGCACAGCCGGTATCGCTATCTTGCAGGAGGACTTTAAGGCAGCAGGTGCGCAGGCGATACTCTGCACCGACGACGGCACGGCCGGCATAAAGGGCTTTGTCACAGACGCACTCAGAGCCGAGATAGCAAAGGAAAAGCCTGACATAATATACGCCTGCGGTCCTATGGTGATGCTCAAAGGCGTAGCTGCGATAGCGCAGGAAAACGGCATTGAATGTCAGGTATCATTAGAGCAGAGAATGGCCTGCGGCGTGGGCGCCTGCTTAGTATGCGTATGCCGCACAGTAAAGGACGGGCGTGAGATATTCTCGCACGTCTGCAAGGACGGCCCTGTATTTGACAGTGAGGAGGTAGTGTTCGATGGCTGA
- the cdaA gene encoding diadenylate cyclase CdaA yields MFGLDNIIQSIWNVLVSIRITDIIDMALLSYLIYHGIRLVRETRAQQLIKGIIVLVAAYLIAVFANLQTMRFILKNCFQWGILAIIILFQPELRRIIEKIGRTRLTELGSFFTQSEDDLLAEKWNEAIDAICDASADLSSTKTGALIIIEQKTRLGEQIATGTVLNCTPSAAVFGNIFFPNTPLHDGAVVMRDGMILAAGCFLPKPQKEELIAKQLGSRHRAAIGMSENSDALVIVVSEETGTISVAENGELTRGFSKDSLKKLLRTRLLAEQEPDTSGKEKNTFAGRVMSKWKK; encoded by the coding sequence ATGTTCGGTTTAGATAATATTATCCAGTCGATATGGAATGTGCTCGTATCGATCAGGATAACTGATATAATAGATATGGCACTGCTGTCATACCTTATCTACCACGGCATAAGGCTTGTAAGGGAGACAAGGGCGCAGCAGCTCATAAAGGGTATCATAGTGCTCGTCGCTGCATACCTTATCGCCGTATTTGCAAATTTGCAGACTATGCGCTTTATACTCAAAAACTGCTTCCAGTGGGGAATACTTGCTATCATAATCCTGTTCCAGCCGGAGCTTAGGCGCATCATAGAAAAGATAGGCCGCACAAGGCTTACAGAGCTTGGCTCGTTCTTTACGCAGAGTGAGGACGACCTGCTCGCCGAAAAGTGGAACGAAGCGATAGATGCCATATGCGACGCCTCGGCAGACCTCTCGTCTACCAAGACAGGCGCTCTGATAATAATAGAGCAGAAAACAAGGCTCGGTGAGCAGATAGCCACCGGCACAGTGCTCAACTGCACCCCCTCTGCGGCGGTGTTCGGGAATATATTCTTTCCCAACACTCCCCTGCACGACGGCGCAGTGGTAATGCGTGACGGAATGATACTCGCAGCTGGCTGCTTTCTGCCAAAGCCGCAGAAGGAGGAGCTTATAGCAAAGCAGCTGGGCTCACGACACAGGGCTGCGATAGGCATGAGCGAGAACTCCGATGCTCTCGTCATAGTCGTATCAGAAGAAACGGGTACGATATCCGTTGCTGAGAACGGCGAGCTGACAAGAGGCTTTTCAAAGGACAGCCTAAAGAAGCTGCTGCGCACAAGGCTGCTCGCAGAGCAGGAACCTGACACCTCCGGCAAGGAGAAGAACACGTTTGCAGGGAGGGTGATGTCTAAATGGAAAAAGTAA
- a CDS encoding DUF3343 domain-containing protein codes for MQRSLIAMTSITYAMKAKRLLNDKGIFCEIVRTPKNLGSGCGYSLSVKKDPREIVRILEQNSIPHKNILKG; via the coding sequence ATGCAAAGGAGCCTGATAGCCATGACATCAATAACCTATGCGATGAAGGCAAAGCGCCTGCTTAATGATAAAGGGATATTCTGCGAGATAGTGAGAACGCCAAAGAACTTAGGCTCGGGGTGCGGCTATTCGCTCTCGGTGAAAAAAGACCCGAGAGAAATAGTGCGTATATTGGAGCAAAACAGCATACCCCACAAGAATATTTTAAAGGGGTGA
- a CDS encoding DUF4177 domain-containing protein — protein sequence MIDKYAQEGWRLHSYETPGAIGELCVCVFEKEAEE from the coding sequence ATGATAGACAAGTATGCGCAGGAGGGCTGGAGGCTTCACTCCTATGAGACCCCGGGCGCTATAGGCGAGCTTTGTGTATGCGTGTTTGAAAAGGAAGCAGAGGAATAG
- a CDS encoding dihydroorotate dehydrogenase, whose translation MADLRVSVAGVEFKNPVIPASGCFGYGREYEKFYPLSRLGGISVKGTTRFERQGNPGPRVAETPSGMLNSVGLQNGGVEKFLSYELPNLKTKGTRIIANIAGSSVEESGELAAMLNGSGVDMIELNISCPNVKQGGAAFGTDCVIAGQVTKAVRDATDIPLMVKLSPNVTSITDIAKSVEANGADAVSLINTLLGMRIDIKTRRPILKNNVGGLSGPAVFPVAVRMVWQVANAVKIPVVGMGGIASAEDAVEMMMAGASAIQVGAAIFQDPFVPVKIVDGLDKWCEENGVERLADIIGTVLPW comes from the coding sequence ATGGCTGATCTGAGAGTTAGTGTGGCAGGTGTCGAGTTTAAAAACCCTGTTATCCCTGCAAGCGGCTGCTTCGGCTACGGGCGTGAATATGAGAAGTTCTATCCCCTCTCACGTTTAGGCGGCATATCGGTAAAGGGCACTACACGCTTTGAGCGTCAGGGCAACCCGGGGCCCCGAGTGGCTGAGACTCCGAGCGGAATGCTCAACTCAGTCGGTCTGCAAAACGGCGGCGTTGAGAAGTTCCTCTCATACGAGCTGCCAAACCTTAAGACCAAAGGCACACGCATAATCGCAAACATAGCCGGCTCATCAGTCGAGGAGAGCGGCGAGCTTGCTGCGATGCTAAACGGCAGCGGCGTTGACATGATAGAGCTTAACATCTCCTGCCCGAATGTAAAGCAGGGCGGTGCGGCTTTCGGAACTGACTGTGTGATAGCAGGTCAGGTGACAAAGGCTGTAAGAGATGCTACAGACATTCCTCTCATGGTAAAGCTCTCGCCAAACGTCACGAGCATAACCGACATCGCAAAGAGCGTCGAAGCAAACGGCGCAGATGCTGTATCACTTATAAACACGCTCCTCGGCATGAGGATAGACATAAAGACACGCAGGCCGATACTTAAAAACAACGTAGGCGGTCTTTCAGGCCCGGCGGTGTTCCCTGTGGCTGTGAGAATGGTATGGCAGGTCGCAAATGCTGTCAAGATACCCGTTGTCGGCATGGGCGGCATAGCATCGGCCGAGGACGCAGTCGAGATGATGATGGCAGGCGCATCGGCCATACAGGTAGGTGCTGCGATTTTCCAAGACCCGTTTGTACCCGTGAAGATTGTTGACGGGCTTGACAAATGGTGCGAGGAAAACGGCGTTGAGCGCCTTGCGGATATTATAGGCACGGTTTTGCCGTGGTAA
- the tpiA gene encoding triose-phosphate isomerase has translation MNKAVRKAIIAGNWKMNKTRPEAKELLEAIKPLVANAEGNVEVIACVPFTNLETAVAATAGSNVKVGAENVHFEKSGAFTGEISADMLVEVGVEYVVIGHSERRQYFGETDETVNKRTVAALNAGLKPIVCVGELKWERECNITEEVIARQIKLDLWSLTAEQVKKVVIAYEPVWAIGTGLTATPDQAQEVCAFIRAQLAKLYDQATADAVTIQYGGSMNAGNAAELLAKPDIDGGLIGGASLKAADFNTIVQAAVNG, from the coding sequence ATGAACAAAGCAGTAAGAAAAGCGATAATCGCAGGCAACTGGAAGATGAACAAGACAAGACCCGAGGCTAAGGAGCTTTTAGAGGCTATCAAGCCCTTAGTTGCTAACGCAGAGGGCAATGTTGAAGTAATAGCTTGCGTTCCCTTCACAAACCTTGAAACAGCAGTAGCTGCAACAGCAGGCTCTAACGTTAAGGTCGGCGCTGAGAACGTTCACTTTGAAAAGAGCGGCGCTTTCACAGGCGAGATATCCGCTGATATGCTCGTTGAGGTAGGCGTAGAGTACGTTGTTATCGGCCACAGCGAGAGAAGACAGTATTTCGGCGAGACAGACGAGACAGTGAACAAGAGAACTGTTGCTGCTCTTAACGCTGGCCTTAAGCCCATCGTTTGCGTAGGCGAGCTCAAGTGGGAGAGAGAATGCAACATCACTGAGGAAGTTATCGCACGTCAGATCAAGCTCGATCTCTGGAGCCTTACAGCAGAGCAGGTAAAGAAGGTAGTTATCGCTTACGAGCCTGTATGGGCTATCGGCACAGGCCTTACAGCTACACCCGATCAGGCTCAGGAGGTATGCGCATTTATAAGAGCACAGCTCGCAAAGCTCTATGACCAGGCAACAGCTGATGCAGTTACTATCCAGTACGGCGGCTCCATGAATGCAGGCAACGCAGCAGAGCTTTTAGCAAAGCCTGACATCGACGGCGGCCTTATCGGCGGCGCTTCACTTAAGGCTGCTGATTTCAACACAATAGTTCAGGCAGCTGTAAACGGTTAA
- a CDS encoding FAD-dependent protein, which produces MPIIINNIKAPLGSMPDEIIQKAVAAAKLRRSDIVSADIHKTSIDARDNQNIVTVSSVYVCLTSEKAERSMAERNKNISFAVNARLEPEIGTVHKNGRVVVAGYGPAGMFAGLILARCGYRPLIIERGAEMDKRISKVKEYSLGGALDTNTNIQFGEGGAGTFSDGKLTCRTKDELCALVSKELVAFGAPEEILHKAKPHIGTDKLREVVKNIRLETIRLGGEVRFETALTDITQTPDGLKASLSDGSEVLCSSLILAIGHSARDTFEMLASKNVFLEPKPFSVGVRIEHRQQDVDRSLYGSYAGDPVLPKGEYQLSYRNSEGRGVYTFCMCPGGYVVPSASEENSTVTNGMSEFARDGENANAAVAVSVTPDDFGRGALDGMRFQREIERRAFALTKNKAPACSVKGLFEGKAMLSDKINPTYSRGVEAADMSELFPGFVTDMLKTGLQSFGRKMACFADGDALLTAPETRTSSPVRITRGENRQSLTLPDLYPCGEGAGYAGGIMSAAVDGIKTALAVMKDQAPSNNA; this is translated from the coding sequence ATGCCAATAATCATAAACAACATAAAAGCTCCCCTCGGCAGTATGCCGGACGAGATAATACAAAAGGCCGTTGCCGCAGCAAAGCTCAGGCGCTCTGACATCGTGAGCGCTGACATTCACAAGACTTCGATCGATGCAAGAGACAATCAGAACATCGTGACGGTAAGCTCGGTATATGTCTGCCTGACGAGCGAAAAGGCAGAGCGGAGCATGGCTGAGAGGAACAAGAACATATCCTTTGCCGTGAACGCAAGGCTTGAACCGGAAATAGGCACTGTACATAAAAACGGACGAGTAGTCGTTGCAGGCTACGGCCCGGCAGGAATGTTCGCAGGGCTGATACTTGCACGCTGCGGCTACAGGCCGCTTATAATCGAGCGTGGTGCTGAGATGGACAAGCGCATAAGCAAGGTAAAAGAATACTCTCTCGGCGGTGCGCTTGACACGAACACCAACATACAGTTCGGCGAGGGCGGTGCAGGTACTTTCTCAGACGGCAAGCTCACCTGCCGCACCAAGGACGAGCTATGCGCACTTGTATCAAAGGAGCTGGTTGCCTTCGGCGCTCCGGAGGAGATACTGCACAAGGCAAAGCCGCACATCGGCACGGACAAGCTGCGTGAGGTCGTCAAAAACATCCGCCTTGAAACTATTCGCTTAGGCGGCGAGGTAAGGTTTGAGACTGCGCTTACCGACATAACGCAGACCCCCGACGGGCTTAAAGCCTCACTATCCGACGGCAGCGAGGTGCTATGCTCGTCGCTTATCTTAGCGATAGGCCACAGCGCAAGAGACACCTTCGAGATGCTCGCTTCAAAGAACGTATTCTTAGAGCCAAAGCCTTTCTCGGTAGGTGTCAGGATAGAGCACAGGCAGCAGGACGTTGACCGCTCGCTTTACGGCAGTTACGCAGGCGACCCTGTGCTGCCCAAGGGCGAATACCAGCTCTCCTACCGCAACAGCGAGGGCAGAGGGGTCTACACCTTCTGTATGTGCCCTGGCGGCTACGTTGTGCCCTCGGCGAGCGAGGAAAACTCGACCGTCACCAACGGCATGAGCGAGTTTGCAAGAGACGGCGAAAACGCAAACGCCGCAGTCGCCGTATCGGTAACGCCTGATGATTTCGGCAGAGGCGCTCTTGACGGAATGAGGTTTCAGCGTGAGATAGAAAGGCGTGCTTTCGCTCTCACCAAAAACAAAGCCCCTGCCTGCTCGGTCAAGGGCTTATTCGAGGGCAAGGCCATGCTCAGCGACAAGATAAATCCCACCTATTCAAGAGGTGTCGAGGCGGCAGATATGAGTGAGCTTTTCCCGGGGTTTGTGACGGATATGCTAAAGACAGGTCTACAGAGCTTCGGTCGCAAAATGGCCTGCTTTGCAGACGGCGACGCACTTCTCACCGCCCCTGAAACGAGGACTTCCTCGCCTGTGCGCATTACCCGTGGCGAAAACCGTCAGTCGCTCACCCTGCCTGACCTCTACCCCTGCGGCGAGGGTGCAGGCTACGCCGGCGGCATCATGTCGGCAGCCGTTGACGGCATAAAGACTGCCCTTGCCGTGATGAAAGACCAGGCACCCTCTAATAATGCATAA
- a CDS encoding citrate/2-methylcitrate synthase, producing the protein MINENARKLLCSQFVNNNTIDPKYYDKYTIKRGLRNADGTGVLAGLTNICNVHGYVINEGEKAPIQGQLIFRGYNINDLVGNVVKENRFGYEEIVYLLLMGDLPSKDELTAFSQIISENRELPENFFEDMILKSPSPNIMNKLARSVLSLYSYDDDPENRSPEVEMATAISIISKMPNIMVSAYQVKKRAYDNESMVLHPLIREHSTAEMILSALRPDRKFTDAEAKLLDIMLMIHAEHGGGNNSTFTCRVLTSSGTDPYSAYSAAIGSLKGPRHGGANAKVISMHDVIKKNVKNWEDEGEVADCLRKILRKELHDGSGLIYGMGHAVYTLSDPRAVILKANAEKLAKGTEFEKEFNLLKLIEELSPELFAEVKGSSKVMCANVDMYSGLVYRMLGIPEDLFTPLFAVSRMAGWAAHRFEEMVTGKRIIRPAYKSVIREKVYIPLENR; encoded by the coding sequence TTGATAAATGAGAATGCAAGAAAGCTGCTGTGCAGCCAGTTTGTGAATAATAATACCATAGACCCCAAGTATTACGACAAATATACGATAAAGCGTGGCCTGAGAAACGCCGACGGAACAGGTGTGCTTGCAGGGCTTACTAATATATGTAACGTTCACGGCTATGTCATCAACGAGGGTGAGAAGGCTCCTATACAGGGTCAGCTCATTTTCAGAGGATATAATATCAACGACCTTGTAGGCAATGTCGTAAAGGAAAACCGCTTCGGCTATGAGGAGATAGTTTATCTTCTGCTCATGGGCGACCTGCCGTCAAAGGACGAGCTCACGGCTTTCTCGCAGATAATATCTGAAAACAGAGAGCTGCCTGAGAATTTCTTTGAGGATATGATACTTAAATCCCCCTCGCCGAATATCATGAACAAGCTCGCAAGGTCGGTGCTCTCGCTCTATTCCTATGACGATGACCCCGAGAACCGCTCGCCCGAGGTCGAAATGGCGACGGCTATATCTATAATATCCAAGATGCCCAATATCATGGTGTCGGCTTATCAGGTGAAAAAGCGTGCTTACGATAACGAGAGCATGGTGCTCCATCCGCTTATCAGGGAGCATTCGACTGCTGAGATGATACTCTCCGCTTTAAGACCTGACAGAAAGTTCACAGATGCCGAGGCAAAGCTGCTTGATATCATGCTCATGATTCACGCAGAGCACGGCGGCGGTAACAACTCGACATTCACCTGCCGTGTGCTGACATCTTCCGGCACTGACCCCTATTCGGCATACTCGGCAGCTATCGGCTCGCTCAAAGGCCCCCGTCACGGCGGCGCAAATGCAAAGGTCATCAGTATGCATGACGTTATCAAGAAAAACGTCAAGAACTGGGAAGACGAGGGCGAGGTCGCAGATTGTTTAAGAAAGATCTTAAGAAAAGAGCTGCACGACGGCTCGGGGCTTATCTACGGTATGGGGCACGCAGTTTACACCCTTTCCGACCCGAGGGCTGTTATACTTAAGGCAAATGCCGAGAAGCTCGCAAAGGGTACCGAGTTTGAAAAGGAATTCAATCTCCTTAAGCTTATCGAGGAGCTTTCCCCCGAGCTGTTTGCCGAGGTAAAGGGCTCATCAAAGGTGATGTGTGCAAATGTTGATATGTATTCAGGCCTTGTGTACAGAATGCTCGGCATACCCGAGGATCTTTTCACACCGCTTTTCGCAGTATCGAGAATGGCCGGCTGGGCTGCACACCGCTTCGAGGAAATGGTAACAGGCAAGCGTATTATAAGGCCTGCGTATAAGTCTGTTATCAGGGAAAAGGTATACATACCGCTTGAAAACAGGTGA
- a CDS encoding aminotransferase class V-fold PLP-dependent enzyme yields MINFDNSATTYPKPQSVRNAVALAVERFGGNPGRSGHEISKAAAVQVYNVREKAAKLFGAEVENVAFTQNCTYALNMAIKGLLQYGGHTVISSLEHNSASRPVYNLYKTRDVSYSIARIEADDDRTIDNFRRLINKDTKCLICTAASNVTGQITPYKHLAELAHEHGIAFVCDCAQASGVLGVTLADGMDFICTSGHKGLYGPAGTGLLITNGEFPLSTIIEGGTGATSAELLQTDVMPEKLESGTVNTVGIMGLGKGIDFVNYKTQQRIKAHESALCEQLLSALKRHKSITVYRSEGASYAPIVAFNIGEYSSEQVTEYLNSRGFALRGGLQCSALAHHSLGTLLTGVVRFSPSAFNDRRQVNMLINEIDRIASGKAI; encoded by the coding sequence ATGATAAACTTTGACAACTCAGCCACCACCTACCCAAAGCCGCAGTCGGTCAGAAATGCCGTGGCTTTAGCAGTCGAGCGCTTCGGCGGCAACCCGGGGCGCAGCGGCCACGAGATATCAAAAGCCGCAGCCGTGCAGGTATACAACGTGCGTGAAAAGGCGGCGAAGCTGTTTGGCGCAGAGGTCGAGAACGTGGCGTTTACGCAAAACTGCACCTATGCGCTCAACATGGCGATAAAGGGTCTGCTGCAATACGGCGGACACACTGTCATTTCCTCGCTCGAACACAACTCGGCATCACGCCCGGTGTATAATCTCTACAAGACCCGTGATGTGAGCTACAGCATAGCAAGAATTGAAGCTGACGATGACAGGACGATAGACAATTTCCGGCGGCTGATAAACAAGGACACAAAATGCCTTATCTGCACCGCCGCATCAAACGTAACCGGGCAGATAACGCCATACAAACACCTTGCAGAACTTGCACACGAGCACGGAATAGCTTTTGTCTGCGACTGCGCTCAGGCAAGCGGCGTGCTGGGCGTTACCCTTGCTGACGGCATGGACTTTATATGCACATCAGGCCACAAGGGACTTTACGGGCCGGCAGGCACAGGGCTTTTGATAACAAACGGCGAGTTCCCCCTCTCGACGATAATCGAGGGCGGCACGGGCGCTACATCGGCAGAGCTTCTACAGACAGATGTGATGCCTGAGAAGTTAGAGAGCGGCACCGTCAACACAGTAGGCATCATGGGGCTTGGCAAGGGGATAGATTTTGTAAACTACAAAACACAGCAAAGGATAAAAGCCCACGAGAGTGCTTTATGCGAGCAGCTGCTGTCAGCTCTTAAGCGGCACAAAAGCATCACCGTCTACCGAAGCGAGGGGGCAAGCTATGCGCCGATAGTTGCATTCAACATCGGCGAGTATTCCTCCGAGCAGGTGACGGAGTATCTTAACAGCCGTGGCTTTGCGCTCAGAGGGGGGCTGCAATGCTCAGCACTTGCACACCACAGCTTAGGCACGCTGCTGACCGGAGTTGTGAGATTTTCACCGTCGGCATTCAACGACAGGCGGCAGGTGAATATGCTGATAAACGAGATAGACCGCATAGCCTCGGGCAAGGCTATCTGA
- the gpmI gene encoding 2,3-bisphosphoglycerate-independent phosphoglycerate mutase, translating to MAKKKPVILVVMDGVGISVTGLGDAVTEANTPTLDRLKAECPYTTLKAHGGAVGLPSDDDMGNSEVGHNALGCGQIYSQGAKLVNESIESGKMFASDTWKTLIENVKSKGTTLHFLGLLSDGNVHSNIHHLEKMLAKAKEEGVKTVRCHILLDGRDVPATSAPVYIKELEDCIAALNDGSFDAQIASGGGRMKITMDRYQADWGMVEKGWNTHVHGDARQFANALEAVDTLRNETGAIDQDLPEFVIAKDGKPVGAMQDGDSVVLFNFRGDRAIEISMAFDGGDEFNSFDRGTIPDVIYAGMLEYDGDLKIPKRYLVNPPEIKNTLSELLVNAGLYSYAVSETQKYGHVTYFWNGNRSERFDEELETWKEIPSDKVSFDERPWMKSAEITDDLIEAIKADKYDFIRCNYPNGDMVGHTGSMDATIIGVESVDLQLARLLKVADEYDCTVLITADHGNADEMLEKNKKGEIQVRTAHSLNRVPFYIVSKDKYVIKDAESTKYGLANVAPTVAKILGLTPPDCWEESMI from the coding sequence ATGGCAAAGAAAAAACCCGTAATTTTAGTAGTAATGGACGGTGTAGGCATCTCCGTGACAGGTCTTGGCGACGCTGTTACCGAGGCTAACACCCCCACACTTGACAGACTCAAGGCAGAGTGCCCCTATACAACGCTTAAGGCTCACGGCGGCGCAGTTGGTCTGCCCTCTGATGACGATATGGGTAACTCTGAGGTCGGCCACAATGCTTTAGGCTGCGGCCAGATCTACTCTCAGGGTGCAAAGCTCGTTAACGAGAGCATCGAGAGCGGCAAGATGTTCGCTTCCGACACATGGAAGACCCTTATCGAGAATGTCAAGAGCAAGGGCACTACTCTCCACTTCTTAGGCCTTCTCTCTGACGGTAATGTTCACTCGAATATCCACCACCTCGAAAAGATGCTCGCAAAGGCTAAGGAGGAGGGCGTCAAGACTGTAAGATGCCACATTCTCCTTGACGGACGTGACGTTCCTGCAACAAGTGCTCCCGTTTATATCAAGGAGCTTGAAGACTGCATCGCAGCTCTTAACGACGGCAGCTTTGACGCTCAGATAGCTTCCGGCGGCGGCAGAATGAAGATAACTATGGACAGATATCAGGCTGACTGGGGCATGGTAGAAAAGGGCTGGAACACACACGTTCACGGCGATGCAAGACAGTTTGCAAACGCTCTTGAAGCTGTTGACACACTCAGAAATGAGACAGGCGCTATAGATCAGGATCTTCCTGAGTTCGTTATCGCTAAGGACGGCAAGCCCGTAGGCGCTATGCAGGACGGCGACAGCGTTGTTCTCTTCAACTTCCGCGGCGACAGAGCAATAGAAATATCTATGGCATTCGACGGCGGCGATGAGTTTAACAGCTTTGACAGAGGCACTATCCCGGACGTTATATATGCAGGTATGCTCGAATACGACGGCGACCTTAAGATCCCCAAGAGATATCTTGTGAATCCGCCTGAGATAAAGAACACACTCTCCGAGCTGCTCGTTAATGCTGGCCTTTACTCCTATGCTGTTTCCGAAACTCAGAAGTACGGCCACGTTACATACTTCTGGAACGGCAACCGTTCCGAGCGCTTTGACGAGGAGCTTGAAACATGGAAGGAGATACCCTCTGACAAGGTATCCTTCGACGAGAGACCGTGGATGAAGTCCGCTGAGATAACTGATGACCTTATCGAAGCTATCAAGGCTGACAAGTATGACTTCATCAGATGCAACTACCCGAACGGCGACATGGTAGGCCACACAGGCTCTATGGACGCAACTATCATCGGCGTTGAGAGCGTTGACCTCCAGCTTGCAAGACTTCTCAAAGTTGCAGACGAGTATGACTGCACAGTTCTTATCACAGCTGACCACGGCAACGCTGACGAGATGCTTGAAAAGAACAAGAAGGGCGAGATCCAGGTAAGAACAGCTCACTCTCTTAACAGAGTTCCTTTCTATATCGTAAGCAAGGACAAGTATGTTATCAAGGACGCAGAGTCTACAAAGTACGGCCTTGCAAACGTTGCACCTACAGTTGCAAAGATCTTAGGTCTTACACCTCCCGACTGCTGGGAAGAGTCCATGATATAA